DNA from Gadus chalcogrammus isolate NIFS_2021 chromosome 11, NIFS_Gcha_1.0, whole genome shotgun sequence:
TAAGAAACAAGTATGGTTACACCTGAAATCGGATGTGAAATCTATGATCCAATCAATTTCTGCTGATTTATGGGGTAAAAACAAACCATAAGAGACAGGTACGACTACTTTAGGATCTGGAGGTCCTTACCGGTGTTGATCAGCACCAGGGCCGAGAACAGAGCGGTCTGGGGCTCGCTGAGACCCAGAGCACACATGCCACGGGCAAAGTCGAACACGGCCGAGATGAGATCCCCGCACGCTACAAGTAGGAGGGAGGATTACTTAGTATCCATCTGTGACATGGCTCAACAACCACCCATGTTTGCAAACGTTGATACAACCGCGGTGAGTGCTACCCTACCCAGGGACTTGAAGACTTGAGGTCCAGCAAACTTCCCGTCGAAAAACACTGTGTTGTTTTCTGTGTTGAAGTAGCGGCTCATCCTCACCAGCAGCACCTCCATCGACCCTGGTGCCGGGGACACACGGGGAGAGACAGGTCTTATGTGTATTGTTCTCGGAGGGACAAGCAGCCGAAATGGCTTTTCTCAGGAGGGTGGCTGGCCTCTCCCTTAGAGATAGGGTGAGAAGATCAGCCACAGTGAAGAACTcagattagagccgctgctcttCTGCTTAGGAAGCAGTCagttgaggtggttcgggcatctggtaaggatgcccactgggcgccttcctagGGAGGTGTTCCAGGCACTTCCAGCGGGGAGGAGGaatcggggaagacccaggactaggtggagagattatatcgcAACACTGGCCtcggaacgcctcgggatccccctccgtcagagctggtcaatgtggcccgggaaaggtaagtctggggccccctgctatagctgctgcccccgcgacccgaccccggataggCGGTTGAAGATAAGTGAGTGACCGAGTGACAAATTATTATGTGAATTTTAATTAATTGAATTGATTTTTTAGCATTGATCACTTTTACCCATGACTCGCAgtgttcagatacatgtcaaCAAGGACCAGGTAGGGTGTAGGAGCAAAAGTGTTGCTCATCGATGTGAATATATAGCCTGGGAACGTTAGCGTTGGACCCCATGACCTTTCTTCTGTGAGTCCACCTTGACCAATAGAAAATCTGTTCCCACACAAAAAAGCTTAAACTCACCACTTTTGAGGAGAGCGATCTGGTCGTTCTGGCTGAACAGACGGAAGCCCGGGATGCGCTTGGCGAACTCCACCACATACTGCACACCATCGGTGAGTCTGATGGCGCAATACTGCCACATCTCATCCATCGTCTGGGGGGTCAGGGCAGAGCAGAACTCGGTGATCAGAGGGACAAGAAACAGGGAGAAAAGggaaaaggagaggaaaggcGTCTGCCTACCTTGTTCTGATAGGCCTGTATCTCCTCCCTATTGAACAACTTCCATTTCAGATCGTGCAGTTCCTCCACTCTGTATtggctggtctctctgtgggagCGCAGGATACTGCCACACAGGTCCTCTGAAAAACACAACCGCATGGATATAATTCATGGGAATTGTGGAttgaattcacacacacacacacacacacacacacacacacacacacacacacacacacacacacacacacacacacacacacacacacacacgcgcaaccatccccaccaccacaactaATTACTGGACTACTGTACTTCACCTCTGCTTTGCAGAACATGGGAATAGTGACCAAAGGCATCCTCCAGCAGGTCATAAGGTTGAATCCCCATCACCTCAAGAGATGGCTGTCTGGAATCAAACCCTGAACCGTAGAGTAACACAGAGAGTGGGAAACCAAAGTTTGAGAGATGATTTTAATGTGAAGAGCAGGAAGAGTTGAAGAGGTGAGTGAGACCCACCTCTGGGGTTAGGAGGACCACCGCTGTCCCCTCTCCCCAGGCCGCTGCAGTCGCGGGAGATCAGGTCCGAAGCAGGGGACTCGCTTGAAGAGCATACCAGGTAGGAGTGCACGTCCCTTGTGACGTGTctctggagctgctgctgctgctgctgttgatggtGATGTTgttcttgctgctgctgctgcttgtgtTTTTGAATCTCAGCAGACAGTGAGTCCCGCTGACGCTTGGACATCCgtccgaacttcaccgctgaaGAAGGACAAAAGACAGTGTTGACCTGAGCTCAAGAGACGGAGTGGTGTGGTGTCAGGGTTCAGGTGTATCTGTGTCTCACCATCGCGGCTCATGCCTTGCGCGAGGCATTTCTGCAGCCGGCAGTGTTGGCAGCGGTTGCGGCTGGTCCGGTCGATCTGGCAGTTGTTCTGCCGGGAGCAGGAGTAAGACACAGTGGGCAGCTGGCTTCGTCTGAAGAATCCCTGAAATTCCAGGATGATTTTATAATAAATTCCCTTTTGAATTCAAATGTATCACTGTCTCAAGTACTTTTCAAGCCTACTGTGTCTGAGGATGTatgtccatatatatatacatatatatctacacatatatatatatatatatttatgtgtgtgtgtgtgtgtgtgtgtgtgtgtgtgtgtgtgtgtgtgtgtgtgtgtgtgtgtgtgtgtgtgtgtgtgtgtgtgtgtgtgtgtgtgtgtgtgtgtgtgtgtgtgtttgtaccttGCACCCCTCACACGTGATCACTCCGTAGTGCACTCCTGAAGACTTGTCTCCGCAGATCTTGCAGGGTATCACTTCAATCCCAGCTGGACAACGACAGAAGGCCACAGCTGTTAGTTCTTACCTAGCACCGCTTTGTTGGAGAATTCCTGCCTTAATGACAAGTCTAACTATAGGTAAAGTCTAACTTTCCAGTAAAACTGGAAACTCGTCGTAGTTTATTCTGCTGACACCCCAGTTACAAACAGTGATTAGATATTAGTTATGTTCATCTTAATTAATTACATCTATAACGTTGTCGATTTTGTAG
Protein-coding regions in this window:
- the rorc gene encoding nuclear receptor ROR-alpha A isoform X1, which codes for MEYEEYNASPGDAPIRRAGIEVIPCKICGDKSSGVHYGVITCEGCKGFFRRSQLPTVSYSCSRQNNCQIDRTSRNRCQHCRLQKCLAQGMSRDAVKFGRMSKRQRDSLSAEIQKHKQQQQQEQHHHQQQQQQQLQRHVTRDVHSYLVCSSSESPASDLISRDCSGLGRGDSGGPPNPRGFDSRQPSLEVMGIQPYDLLEDAFGHYSHVLQSREDLCGSILRSHRETSQYRVEELHDLKWKLFNREEIQAYQNKTMDEMWQYCAIRLTDGVQYVVEFAKRIPGFRLFSQNDQIALLKSGSMEVLLVRMSRYFNTENNTVFFDGKFAGPQVFKSLACGDLISAVFDFARGMCALGLSEPQTALFSALVLINTDRPSLEDRVQAHRVQRDLEVALAHMLHRDNRESLLHKLHERMALLRSLCRQHMEKLQSFSHCYPDTVRSRFPPLYRELFDSEADAPQGTAP
- the rorc gene encoding nuclear receptor ROR-alpha A isoform X2, which produces MSRAGIEVIPCKICGDKSSGVHYGVITCEGCKGFFRRSQLPTVSYSCSRQNNCQIDRTSRNRCQHCRLQKCLAQGMSRDAVKFGRMSKRQRDSLSAEIQKHKQQQQQEQHHHQQQQQQQLQRHVTRDVHSYLVCSSSESPASDLISRDCSGLGRGDSGGPPNPRGFDSRQPSLEVMGIQPYDLLEDAFGHYSHVLQSREDLCGSILRSHRETSQYRVEELHDLKWKLFNREEIQAYQNKTMDEMWQYCAIRLTDGVQYVVEFAKRIPGFRLFSQNDQIALLKSGSMEVLLVRMSRYFNTENNTVFFDGKFAGPQVFKSLACGDLISAVFDFARGMCALGLSEPQTALFSALVLINTDRPSLEDRVQAHRVQRDLEVALAHMLHRDNRESLLHKLHERMALLRSLCRQHMEKLQSFSHCYPDTVRSRFPPLYRELFDSEADAPQGTAP